The following is a genomic window from Phyllobacterium zundukense.
ATCCGTCCTCAAGCGCTATGTAGCCGATATTCGCGAGCGCATTGCCGCCGCTGGCCGTGATCCGAAGAAGGTGTTCATCTATACGCTGGTCACCATCATCACCGACGAGACGGAAGAGAAGGCGCATAAGAAGTTCGAGGACTACAAGAGCTATGTCTCCTATGACGGCTCGCTGACCTTCATGTCCGGCTGGAGCGGCATCGACTTCGGGCAATATGCGCCGACCGACGTGGTGGAGAGGATCGAAACCAATGCGATCCACTCCTTCGTGGAGCACATTGCCGGCGGCGACAAGTCCTGGACCATCGACGAGCTCGCCAGGTTCGGCGGCATTGGGGGCTTCGGCCCGGTCTTCGTCGGCTCCTATGACCAGATCGCCGACACGCTCCAGGAATGGGTCGCCGACACGGATGTAGACGGTTTCAACATCGCTTATGCGGTGACGCCCGACAGCTTTGAGGACGTCGTCGGCTACATAGTGCCGGAACTGCAACGGCGCGGCGCCTATGCCACGGCCTACAAGCCGGGCACGCTGCGTGAGAAGCTGTTTGGCGAAGGCCCATACCTGCCGAAGCACCACCCGGCCGATCGCTACCGCGACATCGAGGCCGTCAAGCGGTCCGGGGCCGCCCACGCACCAACCGCAGCTTCGATCGGTGGGCACCTG
Proteins encoded in this region:
- a CDS encoding NtaA/DmoA family FMN-dependent monooxygenase (This protein belongs to a clade of FMN-dependent monooxygenases, within a broader family of flavin-dependent oxidoreductases, the luciferase-like monooxygenase (LMM) family, some of whose members use coenzyme F420 rather than FMN.) yields the protein MARRISGRADLRRHDNRYESRGRICRGALQALEGSWEEGAVQRDRGRRIFTDPSKVHEIGHKGKYFEVPGYHLSEPSPQRTPVLYQAGASGPGKAFAAAHAECIFVAAPTKSVLKRYVADIRERIAAAGRDPKKVFIYTLVTIITDETEEKAHKKFEDYKSYVSYDGSLTFMSGWSGIDFGQYAPTDVVERIETNAIHSFVEHIAGGDKSWTIDELARFGGIGGFGPVFVGSYDQIADTLQEWVADTDVDGFNIAYAVTPDSFEDVVGYIVPELQRRGAYATAYKPGTLREKLFGEGPYLPKHHPADRYRDIEAVKRSGAAHAPTAASIGGHLIWARSSNCTTFHSRSRASRRSTR